Part of the Niallia alba genome is shown below.
CCTAGTAATTGAGGGAAATCAAGAATCCATAATCCGATTGTCGTTAAAATACAGTTCACTAAAGCAATAATAACTTGAGCTTCTAGCACTTTTCCAAACGTTAAAACAAATTTTTTGCCGAAAAATTCAATTTCATTATAAAAAGGTGCTATTTTACTTGTTCGAAAGTTTTCTCTATATTTGATCAGTCGAGGCTTCTCTAAAAGGAAGAAGAAGCTTAAGATAATAGCTAATATGAATTGTATACTTATCGAGCTAATGCTGGAAAAATATTTGACTACAATGCCTAGTCCTTGTTCCAAATAGCTGTTAATTTGTCTTTCTTGAATAATGGAAACAATATAATTTAAGACAGCATTATCATGTGGACGGGAGTAAAAGTCCATTAACTGTCTAACTAATGCCGTTATTTCTTCCACTAGCATTGGTAAATATTTAATAAAACTATAGGAAAGTAATCCGATCGTTATTAGATAGAGGATGCTAACTATAACGTTTCGTTTTACATGAATACGCTTAGAGATAATTTTTTCCATCCGGTCCATTAAAAATGAAAGGATAAAGGTAAAAAGCATTAAATTAATCATGCTTCTAAGGGCGTAGATACCCAGAATAATGAAAGCAAAGATGAAAAACCTTTTTACACTTTTACTTGTAAGAAAATTGATAATTGTTTCCACTCCATTTCCCCTTTTTTGATATATTTTCTCTTTTCTATCTTTCTTCCTATATTTTAACCTAAATTGAATTTTAATAATATAAAAAAGCCGACATTTTCGAAAATTTAGCAAGAAGAAAAAAAGAGGCATTCTAGATAGGAAGTTTTTTGCTTGAATCTTTCCTCCATTGACTTATATAATTAGGAAGTAAAACTAAAACGTTATGGTTAGGAGGAGAAGCGATGGGGCTGTGAAATTAAGAATTGGTGATTTGGCAAAAGTTACAGGTGTAACGAAAAGAACCATTGATTATTATACAAACCTTGGTCTTCTTCAAGCAGAACGTTCTCAAACAAATTATCGTTACTATAGCGAAGAGCAGATTGAACAAATTAAAACGATAGAGGAATTTAAAAAGAGAAAACTATCGCTCGAGGAAATTAAGGAACAATTAAATAAGCATAAAATGAACTCCTTTGATATCGAAGAATTAAAAACAAATATGAAGGATCTTAATGAAAAAATCCATCAGATGCTTACAACAGTTGATATTCAGGACCATCATAAAAAAAAGGAAGTAAGAAATACTATATCTCATGAAAGTATTTCTTTAATACAAGCACTGTTGCTTTTGCTAAATTAACTGTAATTTATCCCACTCTTAACGGACAGTAAGACTCAACCATAAGCTTATGAGAATACGGTGGGAGATCAACTGTCCGGAAAGGTCCGATTGGTTTAACTGACCATCAGTGGGGGAGGAAGGAAAACCCCTACTGATGGAAGTTTCACTTTATAGGATGCATTTATTTATATGATTGAAGTAGTAATTTTACAAGCAACAGCGTCTCTTTCTTTGTATAGGAGAAATGCCGCGCGTGGCTTTTATTAATCAGGAGGTGTAAGCCCCTTTACGGGCTACTTATTGGAAATTTTTAATTTGATTTTATTCGTGATATTAATTGCATTAACTGCTTTTTTCGTTGCAACAGAGTTTGCAATCGTAAAAGTCAGGAGTTCAAGAATTGATCAGTTAGTTGCTGAAGGAAAAAAAGGTGCGTTAGCAGCAAAAAAAGTAACGACCCATTTAGATGAATATTTATCTGCCTGTCAATTAGGGATAACAGTTACAGCGTTAGGTCTAGGTTGGATTGGGGAATCTACTTTCGCAGAAATTTTAGAGCCGCTATTTGTTCGTTTATCTATTGGGAATGCGCTCTCGCACTTGATTGCCTTTATTATTTCTTTTTTACTTGTAACTTTTTTGCATGTCGTTGTCGGAGAACTTGCTCCAAAAACGGTTGCTATTCAAAAAGCGGAATTAATATCCTTAACCTTTGCAACGCCAATTATTTGGTTCTATCGACTATTATATCCTTTTATTTGGCTGTTGAATGGATCGGCACGACTTTTGACAAGTATCTTTGGATTAAAGCCAGCGTCAGAACATGAACTTGCTCACTCGGAAGAAGAGTTAAGAATTTTAATGTCAGAAAGCTATAAAAGCGGTGAAATCAATAAAAATGAATTAGCATATGTAAATAATATTTTTGAATTTGATGAACGAATTGCAAAAGAAATCATGGTACCAAGAACAGAAATGGTTACTATCAGTGTGGACAATACGTTTGATGAAATAATGGCTATTTTAGAAGAAGAGAATTATACGCGCTATCCATTAGTGAATGGAGATAAGGATAATGTGATCGGGTTAATTAACATTCGCGAATTTCTAACAGCGACTATTCAAAACAAACAAGAGATTCAACTAGAGGAATACATGAAACCGATTATCCGTGTGATTGAAACAGTTCCTATCCGTGAATTACTAATAAAAATGCAAAAGGAACGCACACATATGGCGATTTTGCTTGATGAATACGGTGGTACTTCAGGGATTGTTACAGCAGAAGATATATTAGAGGAAATTGTCGGCGACATCAGAGATGAATTTGATGAGGATGAAATTTCTGACATTCGTAAAATTAAAGATAATCATTATATCCTTAATGGGAAAGTATTGATTAGCGAAGTTAATGACCTTTTAGGGACCCATTTATCTGAAGATGAAGTGGATACAATTGGCGGATGGTTCTTGACTAATAATTTCGAAGCAGTTGAAGGAGATATATTAGAAGAAGAAGGATATATCTTTAAAATTAAAAATATTGAAGAACATCATATACACTTTATTGAAGTTATGAAGGATGTAAGTGTAGTAGAAGTGCAATAAAAAGAAGGGGGAAACCCCTTCTTTTTTGTTTGGAATTGTGTATAGATAGGTGTTTTAGTGGCATTTTAAAAAAGGGTTCGAAGTCGAATACTGATTTTATTGAATTTTATCAATTAAATTAATTTAATTGTGTCAGCAGTGTGTCTGTCAAAAGTGTGTTTACTTTAAATTGTTATAATTCTGTAAACGCTTTATTATGAAAGTATGAAATAAAAGGAGGTAAAAAAAGATGTCAAACGAAAATAAAAATGGTTTTCGTGTAAAAATACAGCGTTTTGGTAGTCATTTGAGCGGCATGATTATGCCGAATATTGGAGCATTTATAGCTTGGGGGTTAATTACAGCCTTATTTATTGAAACAGGTTGGACTCCTAATGCGAAGTTGGCGGAACTAGTTGGTCCGATGATCACTTATTTATTACCATTATTAATTGGTTATACAGGCGGTAAAATGGTATATGCTGAACGTGGTGGTGTAGTCGGTGCGATTGCTACAATGGGTGTAGTCGTTGGAGCAGATATCCCAATGTTCCTTGGAGCAATGGTAATGGGTCCACTTGGTGGTTTCTTAATCAAAAAAGTGGATGACTTATTTAGAGGGAAAATTAAAGCTGGATTTGAAATGCTAGTAAACAACTTCTCAGCAGGTATTCTTGGAGCAATTATTGCAATTATTGGTTTTCTATATGTAGGTCCAATTGTTGAAGGTTTAAGTAGCATTTTATCAAGTGGAGTACAATGGATTGTAGATGCAAAATTATTGCCTCTTGCAAGTATTTTCATTGAGCCGGCAAAAGTATTATTCTTAAACAATGCGATTAACCAAGGTGTTCTAGGTCCAATTGGAGTAGAGCAAGCGAAAGAAGTTGGTAAATCGATTTTATTCTTATTAGAAACAAACCCAGGACCTGGTCTAGGGGTATTATTAGCTTATTGCTTATTTGGTAAAGGTACGTCAAAACAAACAGCACCTGGTGCAGTAATTATTCATTTCTTAGGTGGGATTCATGAAATTTACTTCCCATACATCTTAATGAAGCCAATGTTATTATTAGCTGTTATCGGTGGCGGTATGGGTGGAGTATTCACCTTTACATTATTCAATTCAGGTTTAGTTGCTACACCGTCTCCTGGTAGTATCATTGCATTAATGGCAATGGCGCCAAAAGGACAACATTTAGGTGTAATTGCTGGTGTTATTGTTGCGACTATTATTTCTTTCGTAATTGCAGCTATCATCTTGAAAACAAGTAAAGAAAAAGAAGAAGATATTAATGCAGCAACAGAAAAAATGGAAGCTTTAAAAGGGAAAAAGAGTTCAGTAGCAAGTGCAATTACTGCAACTACTGCAACTTCTGAAGCAACAGAATTTGATTATAAAAATGTGAAGAAAATAATCTTCGCATGTGATGCAGGTATGGGTTCAAGTGCGATGGGTGCATCTATTATGCGTAATAAAGTGAAAAAGGCAGGAATTGAAGGAGTAGATGTAACAAATACATCTATTGCAAATCTTCCAAGTGATGCAGATCTTGTTATTACACATAAAGATTTAACAGCAAGAGCAGTAGAAAAATTACCAGCTGCACAGCATGTTTCTGTTGAGAACTTCATGAACAGCCCTAAATATGATGAAATTGTTGAGAAATTGAAATAAGCTTATGCTTATTAACAAGCTGTCGGCCAACTCTGGCCGGCGGTTTTTTCTGTTGATACTTGCACATATAGCTGTAAAGAACAAAGTCATTTAAAAGATTTCTATTTAATCTACCCAAGTGTAAATGAAAGTATTTACTTTTCAGTATTTATAGAGGGAGATAGGGAACCCTAAATTAAAATTGACAACAATAAAGTTGAAAAAAATATGTTTAAAACTGTTTGAATAAGTGTATTTAGTAGTTCTATAATTAAATTATGTCAGGGAATTAAGGAGATAAGCTATGATTATTTCCGCTCGTGAAAGAATTATTTTACAAATATTATTAGAAAATATAGAAGAAGAAATGACGATTAAAGGGATTGCTGAGCATGTAAATGTCAGCGAAAGAACCATTCATCGGGATTTGAAAAATATAGAAGATATTCTAGAAGGCTTCCATCTTAAATTGAATAAGAAAGCGGGAGTTGGGGTAAAAATCATTGGTAACCCTAATGATATTTACCAATTAAGGGTATCTATATTAAAACAGGATTATGTAGAGTACACTCCAGATGAACGAATCCTTGTTGCTTTGTGTACTTTACTAGATCATCAAGAACCGATTAAGCTGTTTTCGTTAGCAAAGGAGCTTGGGGTAACTACTGCTACCGTAAGCAATGATTTAGATAAGTTAGAACCAACTATTGAAAAATTTAATCTGCGATTACTGCGAAAAAGAGGTTACGGGATTGAACTAGTTGGAACAGAAGAAGATAAAAGGAAAGCAATTCGCAGTCTTATTTCTGATCGATTCGATGTACCAGAGTTTCTTAAAATGGTAAAGGAAAATATTCAGAAGAAGTCTAGCAATAAAATTGACTCTATATCTGAACGGCTTTTAGGGCTTGTTCAAAAGGAGAAGTTGCTTCGGATTGAAAATATTATTGAAGATATTAATGAGCAATTGCCTTATCCATTGGCAGACAGTTCATATGTTGGGTTAGTTGTTCATATCGCCCTTGCAATGGAAAGAATACAGCGGGGAGAAAATATCTCCTTTAAGGAAGACTATTTAAATGAACTTTCCAAAACAAAAGAATTTGAGTTTGCAACACAAATTGTTGAGAGATTGGAACGAACGTTTGATATAGTGATTCCAGAAGAGGAAATTGGCTATATTACGATGCACTTAAGAGGTGCCAAAGTTCGTTATGATAATAAGGTTGGTATTAAAGATGAAAATGTAGAAGTGGCTATGCTAGTAAGAACTTTAATTACGAATGTAGAGAAATTGCTGCATACGACATTATTAGGTGATTCTTTGTTCCAAGGGTTGTTAGCCCATCTTCAGCCAACATTATATCGGTTGGATCAAAAAATGAGGATCTCCAATCCTTTATTAGAAAACATAAAAGAGGATTATGCTGAATTGTTTGCAGTAGTACAAAAAGCAGTGGAGCTAACGCTTGTCAACAGAGATGTTCCTGAAGAAGAAATTGGCTACCTGGTCTTGCACTTTGGATCTGCTCTTAATGATAAAAAAATAACAAAAGATTTAAAGTTATTGATTATCTGTTCAAGCGGAATTGGAACATCGAAAATG
Proteins encoded:
- a CDS encoding AI-2E family transporter, with protein sequence METIINFLTSKSVKRFFIFAFIILGIYALRSMINLMLFTFILSFLMDRMEKIISKRIHVKRNVIVSILYLITIGLLSYSFIKYLPMLVEEITALVRQLMDFYSRPHDNAVLNYIVSIIQERQINSYLEQGLGIVVKYFSSISSISIQFILAIILSFFFLLEKPRLIKYRENFRTSKIAPFYNEIEFFGKKFVLTFGKVLEAQVIIALVNCILTTIGLWILDFPQLLGLSLMVFVLGLIPVAGVIISLIPLLTIGYTIGGYTYIIILIIFICIIHAIEAYILNPKLMSSKTNLPVFFTFIVLIFSEHFFGVWGLIIGIPVFVFLLDILQVQSMNPNNKKEIIKE
- a CDS encoding MerR family transcriptional regulator produces the protein MKLRIGDLAKVTGVTKRTIDYYTNLGLLQAERSQTNYRYYSEEQIEQIKTIEEFKKRKLSLEEIKEQLNKHKMNSFDIEELKTNMKDLNEKIHQMLTTVDIQDHHKKKEVRNTISHESISLIQALLLLLN
- a CDS encoding hemolysin family protein, which translates into the protein MEIFNLILFVILIALTAFFVATEFAIVKVRSSRIDQLVAEGKKGALAAKKVTTHLDEYLSACQLGITVTALGLGWIGESTFAEILEPLFVRLSIGNALSHLIAFIISFLLVTFLHVVVGELAPKTVAIQKAELISLTFATPIIWFYRLLYPFIWLLNGSARLLTSIFGLKPASEHELAHSEEELRILMSESYKSGEINKNELAYVNNIFEFDERIAKEIMVPRTEMVTISVDNTFDEIMAILEEENYTRYPLVNGDKDNVIGLINIREFLTATIQNKQEIQLEEYMKPIIRVIETVPIRELLIKMQKERTHMAILLDEYGGTSGIVTAEDILEEIVGDIRDEFDEDEISDIRKIKDNHYILNGKVLISEVNDLLGTHLSEDEVDTIGGWFLTNNFEAVEGDILEEEGYIFKIKNIEEHHIHFIEVMKDVSVVEVQ
- a CDS encoding PTS mannitol transporter subunit IICB, translated to MSNENKNGFRVKIQRFGSHLSGMIMPNIGAFIAWGLITALFIETGWTPNAKLAELVGPMITYLLPLLIGYTGGKMVYAERGGVVGAIATMGVVVGADIPMFLGAMVMGPLGGFLIKKVDDLFRGKIKAGFEMLVNNFSAGILGAIIAIIGFLYVGPIVEGLSSILSSGVQWIVDAKLLPLASIFIEPAKVLFLNNAINQGVLGPIGVEQAKEVGKSILFLLETNPGPGLGVLLAYCLFGKGTSKQTAPGAVIIHFLGGIHEIYFPYILMKPMLLLAVIGGGMGGVFTFTLFNSGLVATPSPGSIIALMAMAPKGQHLGVIAGVIVATIISFVIAAIILKTSKEKEEDINAATEKMEALKGKKSSVASAITATTATSEATEFDYKNVKKIIFACDAGMGSSAMGASIMRNKVKKAGIEGVDVTNTSIANLPSDADLVITHKDLTARAVEKLPAAQHVSVENFMNSPKYDEIVEKLK
- a CDS encoding BglG family transcription antiterminator yields the protein MIISARERIILQILLENIEEEMTIKGIAEHVNVSERTIHRDLKNIEDILEGFHLKLNKKAGVGVKIIGNPNDIYQLRVSILKQDYVEYTPDERILVALCTLLDHQEPIKLFSLAKELGVTTATVSNDLDKLEPTIEKFNLRLLRKRGYGIELVGTEEDKRKAIRSLISDRFDVPEFLKMVKENIQKKSSNKIDSISERLLGLVQKEKLLRIENIIEDINEQLPYPLADSSYVGLVVHIALAMERIQRGENISFKEDYLNELSKTKEFEFATQIVERLERTFDIVIPEEEIGYITMHLRGAKVRYDNKVGIKDENVEVAMLVRTLITNVEKLLHTTLLGDSLFQGLLAHLQPTLYRLDQKMRISNPLLENIKEDYAELFAVVQKAVELTLVNRDVPEEEIGYLVLHFGSALNDKKITKDLKLLIICSSGIGTSKMLAAKIINQIPSLSEVKTASVFELKNISIDEYDAILSTIPLEDISRDYLVVNPILSDKDLEEVKSYLQKNSGHLLKEAKVIEAPKQKCMDFQSFLLFTEKSQILSTVLKEMHIWDEGVSLGESLKRGLEVLKQQGSILSNTEVYEALEARAEIGGLAIPETNLALYHTSSNQIESPSFDIIDLPEMVSLRAMNGANEMVKRVLLLLAPLNASPSVMEVLSFLSASIIESERSIDLFNNGNKEELLNFISSQFLRHHL